A window of Lacibacter sediminis contains these coding sequences:
- a CDS encoding phytoene desaturase family protein, with amino-acid sequence MAQQAIVIGSGFAGMSVATFLAHAGWDVTVLEKHDQPGGRARQLKADGFTFDMGPSWYWMPDVFEHYFNQFGKKVSDYYELKRLDPSYRIYYPNEIIDIPADYDGMKALFETIEPGAGKRLDQFMDEAAYKYEVGINKLVYKPGLSITEFADMELVKGIFKLDVFASMKTHVRKYFSDPRLRELMEFPVLFLGALPEKIPALYSLMNYADVKLGTWYPMGGMHEIVKAMHQLAEEKGVKFLFNHNVESISIAGEEATGVVANDTYFEADVVISGADYHFTDTKLLHHHEQSYSEAYWENRVMAPSCLLYYVGINKRLTNVPHHSLFFDTDFEQHGKEIYDDPKWPSDPLFYVSATTVTDPSGAPSGCENLFFLIPVASGLTGDTEEIREQYFQQIIHRFEQRIGEPILDSIVYKKSYSVSDFVSDYNAFRGNAYGLANTLMQTAILKPTCRSRKVANLYYTGQLTVPGPGVPPSLISGEVVAKLVNKQFAKKKQHS; translated from the coding sequence TTGGCTCAACAAGCAATCGTTATTGGCAGCGGCTTTGCCGGCATGTCTGTGGCTACTTTTCTTGCACATGCAGGATGGGATGTTACTGTATTAGAAAAGCATGATCAACCGGGGGGCAGGGCACGCCAACTGAAGGCTGATGGGTTTACATTTGATATGGGCCCGAGTTGGTACTGGATGCCCGATGTGTTTGAACACTACTTCAACCAGTTTGGAAAAAAAGTAAGCGATTATTACGAGTTGAAAAGACTCGACCCTTCTTATCGCATCTATTATCCTAATGAGATTATTGATATTCCTGCAGATTATGATGGAATGAAGGCCTTGTTCGAAACGATTGAACCTGGCGCAGGCAAGAGGCTCGATCAGTTTATGGATGAAGCAGCCTATAAATATGAAGTTGGAATAAATAAACTCGTGTACAAACCCGGGTTATCAATAACAGAGTTTGCAGACATGGAACTTGTGAAGGGCATTTTTAAGTTAGATGTCTTTGCCTCTATGAAAACGCATGTTCGAAAATATTTTTCTGATCCACGCTTGCGTGAGCTGATGGAATTTCCCGTTCTTTTCTTAGGCGCTTTGCCCGAAAAAATTCCAGCTCTTTACAGTCTCATGAATTATGCTGATGTAAAACTGGGAACATGGTATCCGATGGGTGGCATGCACGAGATCGTTAAAGCAATGCATCAACTGGCCGAAGAAAAAGGGGTAAAATTCTTATTCAACCATAATGTTGAAAGCATCAGCATCGCCGGTGAAGAAGCAACCGGGGTTGTGGCAAACGATACCTATTTTGAAGCTGATGTGGTGATCAGTGGGGCAGACTATCATTTTACTGATACAAAATTGTTACACCATCACGAGCAGTCATATTCAGAAGCATACTGGGAGAACAGAGTAATGGCGCCTTCTTGTTTATTGTATTATGTCGGGATCAACAAACGGCTGACCAATGTGCCGCATCACAGTCTGTTCTTCGATACAGATTTTGAACAGCACGGGAAAGAGATTTATGATGATCCGAAATGGCCATCTGATCCGTTGTTTTATGTGAGCGCAACAACTGTTACCGATCCATCAGGTGCACCGTCAGGTTGCGAAAACCTTTTCTTCCTTATTCCTGTCGCATCGGGTTTAACTGGGGATACTGAGGAAATAAGAGAACAATATTTCCAGCAAATTATTCATCGTTTTGAGCAGCGGATCGGTGAACCAATTCTTGATTCCATTGTTTATAAAAAGTCATACTCTGTAAGCGATTTCGTATCGGATTACAACGCATTCAGGGGAAATGCTTACGGATTGGCAAATACCTTGATGCAAACGGCTATTTTAAAACCAACTTGCCGCAGCAGAAAAGTAGCCAACTTGTATTATACAGGTCAATTAACAGTGCCCGGGCCGGGAGTGCCGCCAAGCCTGATCAGTGGAGAAGTGGTGGCCAAACTGGTAAATAAACAATTCGCAAAAAAAAAGCAACACAGTTGA
- a CDS encoding glycosyltransferase: MNKPRLLIILNRLAIGGPAFNVISGAAALSNEFEILLLAGAPDADEQAADYLLEQYKGFQFQKINSLKRSVLPGTDWRAYKDITQAIKKFKPQIVHTHGAKPGVLGRLAAYRLQVPVIVHTFHGHVFHSYFSGFTSKIIIRIEQWLAGFSSAIIAISETLKDELANKYNIASANNIKLIRLGIDTTQFCDEDGSKRTSFRNEFNLSNDTIAIGIVGRLVPVKNHRLFIETAAQVLKVKESNHKLQFFIVGDGTGRTSLQQLISSKQLKFAHAGSAEEGNAHFIFTSWRKDMDAVYAGLDIIMLTSLNEGTPVSIMEAMAAGKPVLSTNVGGISELISSGETGLLASTEHELVAGLSSLIANAWLREQLSAAAAKDAARFSKSAELAALSSLYHSLPGSA, encoded by the coding sequence TTGAACAAGCCACGATTATTAATTATTCTTAACCGTTTAGCTATTGGTGGTCCTGCATTTAATGTTATCAGCGGTGCCGCAGCATTAAGTAATGAGTTTGAAATTCTGTTGCTTGCAGGCGCTCCTGACGCTGATGAACAGGCGGCTGATTATTTACTTGAGCAATACAAAGGGTTCCAATTTCAGAAAATTAATTCGCTAAAACGTTCTGTATTGCCGGGAACAGATTGGCGTGCGTATAAAGACATCACACAGGCGATCAAAAAATTCAAACCACAAATTGTACATACGCATGGCGCCAAGCCTGGTGTACTTGGAAGGCTTGCGGCATATCGTTTACAAGTGCCGGTTATTGTTCATACGTTTCATGGCCATGTGTTCCATTCCTATTTTTCAGGCTTCACATCTAAAATTATTATTCGTATTGAACAATGGCTTGCCGGTTTTTCATCAGCCATCATTGCCATCAGTGAAACGTTGAAGGATGAACTGGCAAATAAATACAACATCGCATCAGCCAATAACATAAAACTTATCAGGCTTGGTATTGATACAACGCAGTTTTGTGATGAAGACGGAAGCAAACGAACTAGCTTCAGAAATGAATTCAATTTATCGAATGATACCATCGCCATCGGTATCGTTGGCCGATTAGTGCCTGTAAAAAATCATCGTCTCTTTATTGAGACAGCAGCACAGGTTTTAAAAGTGAAAGAAAGTAATCATAAACTTCAGTTTTTTATTGTGGGTGATGGAACCGGCCGGACCTCCTTACAGCAACTCATCAGTTCAAAGCAACTGAAATTTGCACATGCAGGTTCAGCTGAAGAAGGCAATGCACACTTCATATTCACATCGTGGCGAAAAGATATGGATGCAGTGTATGCCGGTCTGGACATCATCATGCTTACTTCCTTAAATGAGGGAACACCTGTATCCATCATGGAAGCAATGGCAGCAGGCAAGCCTGTACTCTCAACAAATGTGGGGGGCATATCTGAATTGATCAGCAGCGGCGAAACCGGTTTACTGGCTTCAACCGAACATGAACTGGTAGCCGGCTTGTCATCACTTATTGCGAACGCCTGGCTACGTGAACAGCTTTCTGCTGCAGCCGCAAAAGATGCTGCCCGGTTTTCCAAGTCGGCGGAGTTGGCGGCATTGTCCTCACTTTATCATTCACTGCCTGGTTCTGCCTGA
- the gmd gene encoding GDP-mannose 4,6-dehydratase, whose translation MKKALITGITGQDGAYLSDLLLKKGYEVHGIKRRTSLFNTDRIDHLYEDPHINNRHFVLHYGDLTDSTNLIRIIQEVQPDEIYNLGAMSHVKVSFDIPEYTANTDAVGTLRILEAVRLLGLTEKTRIYQASTSELYGLVQEVPQSERTPFYPRSPYAVAKMYGFWITVNYREAYNMYACNGILFNHESPLRGETFVTRKITRAVAKIALGMQDKLWLGNLNAQRDWGHAKDYVEAMWLMLQQDTPEDFVIATGVTTPVREFVRLAFAEVGIEIEFKGEGVEEKGIVKSCSNADYQLNIGTEVVAVDPRYFRPTEVELLIGDPTKANTKLGWKPKYDLNGLVQEMVAADLDIFKREKLLHESGYKIKNQFE comes from the coding sequence ATGAAAAAAGCATTAATTACAGGTATTACAGGACAGGATGGTGCATACCTTTCTGATCTTTTGTTGAAGAAAGGTTATGAAGTACATGGTATCAAACGCAGAACATCTTTGTTCAATACTGATCGTATCGATCATTTGTACGAAGATCCGCATATCAACAACCGGCATTTTGTGTTGCATTATGGTGATTTGACCGACAGCACCAATCTCATCCGTATTATACAGGAAGTGCAGCCGGATGAAATTTACAACCTCGGTGCCATGAGTCATGTAAAAGTGAGTTTTGATATTCCGGAATACACTGCTAATACCGATGCCGTTGGCACACTTCGTATTTTAGAAGCCGTACGTTTACTTGGCTTAACGGAGAAGACAAGAATTTACCAGGCATCAACTTCTGAATTATATGGATTGGTACAGGAAGTTCCGCAAAGTGAACGCACGCCTTTCTATCCCCGTTCACCTTATGCTGTTGCAAAAATGTATGGCTTCTGGATCACAGTGAATTATCGTGAAGCCTACAACATGTACGCATGTAATGGTATTCTCTTCAATCATGAATCACCTTTGCGTGGTGAAACATTCGTCACAAGAAAGATCACCCGTGCCGTTGCAAAAATTGCATTAGGTATGCAGGATAAATTGTGGCTTGGTAATCTTAATGCACAGCGTGACTGGGGCCATGCAAAAGATTATGTGGAAGCCATGTGGCTGATGTTGCAACAAGATACGCCTGAAGATTTTGTTATTGCTACCGGTGTAACAACTCCTGTTCGTGAGTTTGTGCGTTTGGCATTTGCTGAAGTAGGCATCGAAATTGAATTTAAAGGTGAGGGCGTTGAAGAGAAGGGAATTGTGAAAAGTTGTTCGAATGCTGACTATCAATTAAACATTGGTACGGAAGTAGTAGCTGTTGATCCAAGGTATTTCCGTCCAACAGAAGTAGAATTGTTGATCGGTGATCCAACAAAAGCAAATACAAAGTTGGGTTGGAAACCAAAATACGATCTTAATGGTTTGGTGCAGGAGATGGTAGCGGCCGATCTTGATATCTTCAAGCGTGAAAAATTATTGCACGAAAGTGGTTATAAGATCAAAAATCAATTTGAATAA
- a CDS encoding MerR family transcriptional regulator gives MNKFTIKDLENLSGIKAHTIRIWEQRYSFLKPQRTATNIRYYSNLELKMLLNISLLNKYGFKISHINRMSNDELREKTLTLTSAEAQQERIVNELIQHMVDVELDGFEKVLDQYIQLRGVEKTITYIIFPFLERIGILWLTDHINPAQEHLITNIIRQKLIVGIDNAITPLSLKTKMLLFLPENEHHELGLLFLQYMLKSRGVKVIYLGANVPVKDLEYIVELKKPDFVYTHLTTVIKEFNFDKFINNLKIRLPHQQIIISGLMAQTFQKKPIPSNFRFLKSFSEVNEFLGSLT, from the coding sequence ATGAACAAGTTTACCATCAAAGACCTAGAAAATTTAAGTGGCATTAAAGCCCACACGATCCGTATTTGGGAGCAACGTTATTCGTTCCTCAAACCACAACGTACGGCTACGAATATCCGCTATTACAGCAACCTTGAATTGAAGATGTTGCTGAATATCTCATTACTCAATAAATACGGGTTTAAGATCTCACATATCAACCGTATGAGTAATGACGAGTTGCGTGAAAAAACGCTTACACTCACGAGTGCTGAGGCACAGCAGGAGCGGATTGTAAATGAACTCATCCAGCACATGGTTGATGTGGAACTGGATGGATTTGAAAAAGTGCTTGATCAGTACATTCAGTTAAGAGGCGTTGAAAAAACCATCACTTATATCATCTTTCCTTTTTTGGAACGAATTGGTATACTGTGGCTCACTGATCATATTAATCCTGCTCAGGAGCACCTCATCACAAATATCATCAGGCAAAAGCTGATCGTGGGTATTGACAATGCAATTACTCCACTTTCACTTAAAACAAAAATGCTTCTTTTCTTACCTGAGAATGAGCATCATGAACTTGGCTTACTATTTCTTCAGTATATGCTTAAGAGCCGTGGAGTGAAAGTAATTTACCTCGGGGCAAATGTTCCGGTTAAAGACCTGGAGTATATTGTTGAGTTGAAGAAACCTGATTTCGTTTATACCCACCTCACAACAGTGATCAAGGAATTTAATTTCGATAAATTCATTAATAACCTGAAAATCCGGTTGCCTCATCAGCAGATCATCATTTCAGGTCTGATGGCCCAAACTTTTCAGAAAAAACCGATCCCTTCCAACTTCCGTTTTCTGAAGTCGTTTTCTGAAGTAAACGAATTCCTTGGCAGTTTGACATAA
- a CDS encoding RNA polymerase sigma factor, producing the protein MSTVEFNQMLLNNTDFLKPFAFTLTRDNETAKDLLQETMYRALSNREKYNVGTNVKAWLYTIMRNIFINNYRRKVKQNTIFDSTPNDFFIDYQQATVSNDAESALKMKEIQAAVHQLPDIFKSPFMLYFEGFKYHEIAHVLNEPLGTIKSRIHFARKLLKEQISRN; encoded by the coding sequence ATGTCAACTGTAGAATTCAACCAAATGCTTTTGAACAACACTGATTTCCTGAAGCCCTTTGCGTTTACGCTCACAAGGGATAATGAGACAGCTAAGGATTTGTTGCAGGAGACCATGTACCGGGCTTTATCAAACCGGGAAAAATATAATGTGGGCACAAATGTTAAGGCATGGTTGTACACCATTATGCGTAACATTTTTATCAATAATTATCGCAGAAAGGTGAAGCAGAATACCATTTTTGACTCCACACCAAACGATTTTTTTATCGATTACCAGCAGGCTACAGTGTCAAATGATGCTGAATCTGCTTTAAAGATGAAAGAGATACAGGCTGCTGTTCACCAGCTTCCCGATATTTTCAAAAGCCCCTTCATGCTGTATTTTGAAGGGTTCAAATACCACGAGATCGCACATGTTCTCAATGAGCCTTTAGGAACAATCAAGAGCCGTATTCATTTTGCACGTAAATTGTTGAAGGAACAGATCAGCAGAAATTAA
- a CDS encoding phytoene/squalene synthase family protein yields the protein MMHVFHEVSQLCSRNTTERYSTSFSSAIRLLHQDLRQPIYNIYGLVRFADEIVDTFHEHDKATLIKDFRQQTFEAIERGISLNPILHSFQLTVNQYAIDHELIHAFFNSMEMDLERTQYNHKTYNDYIYGSAEVVGLMCLYVFLEGDKVQYEKLKPSARSLGAAFQKVNFLRDVKADYNQLDRTYFPGLDFSNFTERQKREIEEDIQKDFDDAYEGIMQLPSKARFGVYVAYKYYLSLFRKIKRLQPATIMHERVRIPDYHKVMILLRAGVRNQLNIM from the coding sequence ATGATGCATGTTTTTCATGAAGTATCTCAGTTATGCAGTCGCAACACTACGGAGCGATACAGTACTTCGTTTTCATCAGCCATCCGTCTGTTGCACCAGGATTTACGTCAGCCGATCTATAATATTTACGGGCTGGTACGTTTTGCTGATGAGATCGTTGATACATTTCATGAGCACGATAAAGCCACACTTATCAAAGATTTTCGCCAGCAAACCTTTGAAGCTATTGAACGTGGCATCAGTTTAAACCCTATTCTCCATAGTTTTCAACTCACGGTTAACCAGTATGCTATTGATCATGAATTGATCCATGCTTTTTTCAACAGTATGGAAATGGATCTTGAAAGAACACAATACAATCACAAAACCTATAATGATTATATCTACGGCAGTGCAGAAGTTGTGGGGCTGATGTGCCTGTATGTTTTTCTTGAAGGTGATAAAGTGCAGTACGAAAAACTGAAACCATCTGCCCGTTCGTTAGGAGCAGCATTTCAGAAAGTGAATTTTCTTCGTGATGTGAAAGCGGATTATAACCAACTCGACCGAACTTATTTTCCCGGTCTCGATTTTTCGAATTTTACCGAGCGGCAAAAAAGGGAAATTGAAGAAGATATCCAGAAAGATTTTGATGATGCTTACGAAGGCATCATGCAACTTCCTTCCAAAGCACGTTTTGGCGTGTACGTAGCCTATAAATATTATCTCTCACTTTTCCGTAAGATCAAACGACTGCAGCCCGCCACCATCATGCATGAGCGGGTGCGTATCCCCGATTATCACAAGGTGATGATCCTGTTAAGAGCCGGTGTTCGCAACCAGCTTAACATTATGTAA
- a CDS encoding WcaF family extracellular polysaccharide biosynthesis acetyltransferase — protein sequence MNTRLDKYDNSWYDPGRSAIVRFAWFFISVLFVQCSWNPLASLRIFLLRLFGAKIGNDVTIKPGVYIKYPWLLTIGNSVWIGENVWIDNLAPVTIADHVCISQGAYLLTGNHDYTKSTFDLMVKPIELKEGVWIGAKSIVCPGVTCQSHSVLSVGSVARFELAAYKIYSGNPAVEVKERVIKSS from the coding sequence ATGAATACACGTCTGGATAAATATGATAATAGCTGGTATGATCCGGGTCGATCTGCAATCGTTCGCTTTGCATGGTTTTTTATAAGTGTGTTATTTGTTCAATGCAGTTGGAATCCTTTGGCATCATTACGAATATTTTTACTTCGATTGTTCGGAGCTAAAATCGGAAATGACGTCACTATCAAGCCCGGGGTTTATATCAAATATCCCTGGCTGTTAACAATCGGCAACTCTGTATGGATCGGGGAGAATGTCTGGATCGATAATCTTGCGCCTGTAACAATAGCTGATCATGTTTGCATTTCACAAGGTGCTTACTTGCTGACAGGTAATCATGATTATACCAAATCAACTTTTGATTTAATGGTGAAGCCGATTGAATTAAAAGAAGGTGTATGGATAGGAGCAAAATCAATCGTATGTCCCGGGGTTACCTGTCAATCTCATTCCGTTTTATCTGTTGGTTCAGTTGCACGATTTGAATTGGCTGCTTACAAAATTTACAGCGGTAATCCTGCAGTAGAAGTCAAAGAAAGGGTTATAAAGTCTTCATGA
- a CDS encoding tyrosine-protein phosphatase, translating into MFGLFKKKKEEQPVSLAIDYSALGIDMHSHLLPGIDDGSPDAATSVSYIKKMMELGYRKFITTPHIYPDLYPNNRETITAALQILKAKLKEEQIDVEVHAAAEYFIDDLFADRLNNDEQLLTLHKNFVLVEISFMQAPSDLKNVLFDLIVKGYQPVLAHPERYNYYHSRKEVYHRFKDQGCLLQVNLLSLSGYYGKGVQEAAHYLVDQKLVDLIGTDLHHERHLEAMQHPLLMADVQKALDTNHLLNATL; encoded by the coding sequence ATGTTTGGTTTATTTAAAAAGAAGAAAGAAGAACAACCTGTTAGCCTGGCGATCGATTACAGTGCGTTGGGGATTGATATGCATTCGCATCTCCTTCCCGGTATTGATGATGGATCGCCTGATGCTGCAACTTCTGTGAGCTACATAAAAAAAATGATGGAGCTGGGTTATCGTAAGTTCATTACAACACCCCATATTTACCCCGACCTGTATCCAAACAACAGGGAAACAATTACAGCAGCACTGCAGATATTAAAAGCGAAGCTGAAAGAAGAGCAGATTGATGTGGAAGTACATGCGGCTGCAGAATATTTCATTGATGATCTCTTTGCTGATCGTTTGAATAATGATGAACAACTGCTCACTCTGCACAAAAATTTTGTGTTGGTGGAGATTTCGTTCATGCAGGCGCCTTCCGATCTGAAGAATGTATTGTTCGACTTAATTGTAAAGGGTTATCAACCTGTGCTGGCACATCCTGAGCGGTATAATTATTATCATTCACGCAAAGAAGTATATCATCGCTTTAAGGATCAGGGTTGCCTGTTGCAGGTAAATCTTCTTTCGTTAAGCGGCTATTATGGAAAGGGTGTGCAGGAAGCAGCACACTACCTTGTAGATCAAAAACTGGTTGATCTTATCGGTACAGATCTTCATCACGAACGCCATCTTGAAGCCATGCAACATCCGCTGTTAATGGCCGATGTGCAAAAAGCTTTGGACACAAATCATCTTCTCAACGCTACCCTTTAA
- a CDS encoding glycosyltransferase family 2 protein, with amino-acid sequence MKVSIITVVYNRAATIERAIRSVLNQSYTNIEYVIVDGHSNDGTMAVVDQYRDKIATVISEKDHGMYDALNKGIKAATGDIVGILHADDEFTNETIIQQIVEKFESNPVIDAIYGDVGFVQPGQEHKIIRYYSSAIFRTNLFKFGFMPAHPTFFCYRRFYEQFGYYRTDLEIAADFDLLLRFLRKHQLFTVYIPEMLVRMNMGGKSTNGISSTIKINKELKLILSEHKLPSSYIRLYSRYFIKVSEFLRKGKAKR; translated from the coding sequence ATGAAAGTATCCATCATCACCGTTGTTTATAACCGGGCCGCAACCATTGAACGGGCCATTCGTTCTGTGCTCAATCAATCGTACACTAACATCGAGTATGTGATCGTTGACGGCCATTCGAATGATGGAACAATGGCTGTGGTTGATCAATACAGAGATAAGATCGCAACCGTTATTTCTGAGAAGGACCATGGTATGTATGATGCATTGAATAAAGGCATCAAAGCAGCCACCGGTGATATCGTTGGTATTCTGCATGCAGATGATGAGTTTACCAATGAAACGATCATTCAGCAGATCGTTGAGAAATTTGAGAGTAACCCGGTGATCGATGCGATCTATGGTGATGTAGGGTTTGTGCAACCTGGCCAGGAACATAAGATCATACGTTATTATTCTTCGGCTATCTTCAGAACCAACCTGTTCAAATTTGGTTTTATGCCGGCGCATCCAACGTTCTTCTGTTACCGCCGCTTCTATGAACAATTTGGTTACTACCGTACTGATTTGGAAATTGCAGCCGATTTTGATCTGCTCTTACGTTTTTTACGAAAGCACCAGTTGTTTACCGTGTACATTCCTGAAATGCTGGTGCGGATGAATATGGGAGGCAAGAGTACAAACGGCATCAGCAGTACCATCAAGATCAACAAAGAATTGAAGCTGATACTTTCTGAACACAAATTACCATCGAGTTACATACGGTTGTACTCAAGATATTTTATTAAAGTGAGCGAGTTTTTGAGGAAAGGCAAGGCTAAGAGGTAA
- a CDS encoding glycosyltransferase family 4 protein — translation MKQRILIFYDHFYPSYKAGGPTQSLVNLVRELYEVYDFYVVCKPHEMGDVALLENIIADHWNNWEGKANVFYWQYGWSKKRVLQKLIQDISPDVIYVNGLYSLYFNFLPLYYAKQLKSKRKALNIVLSTRGMLHPGALSQKAGKKKIYLALFRMLSIHRIVTWHATDDNERNFIKMTMGEKMHVNVAANFPNLQSMSGSPDKQPGKLLLGTIALISPMKNHLEVLRALSQVSTIIEWHIFGPVKDDVYWSNCQAMIRQLPPNIKVFYHGELPPHLLAKAMERFQVFIMPSKSENFGHAIVEALSAGKPVITTTTTPFADLDLFGCGFALQPEKLSEGLQESIGKFAAMNESEFSNAVSATQKYIDQKIEKVSLKKAYYSLFNNSVHQ, via the coding sequence TTGAAGCAACGCATCCTCATTTTTTACGATCATTTTTATCCATCTTACAAAGCAGGCGGTCCCACACAATCACTGGTAAATCTAGTACGGGAGCTTTATGAGGTGTATGATTTTTATGTGGTGTGCAAACCACATGAAATGGGCGATGTTGCTTTGCTGGAAAATATCATAGCAGATCATTGGAATAATTGGGAGGGGAAAGCAAACGTGTTTTACTGGCAATACGGTTGGTCAAAAAAAAGGGTATTGCAAAAACTGATACAGGATATTTCTCCTGATGTGATTTATGTGAATGGCCTGTATTCGCTTTATTTCAATTTTTTGCCGCTTTATTATGCAAAGCAATTAAAAAGTAAACGTAAGGCACTTAACATTGTTCTTTCCACAAGAGGTATGCTGCATCCCGGCGCCTTATCACAAAAAGCCGGTAAGAAAAAAATCTACCTGGCCTTATTTCGGATGTTAAGTATTCACAGAATAGTGACATGGCATGCAACGGATGATAATGAACGGAATTTTATAAAAATGACCATGGGTGAGAAGATGCATGTAAATGTTGCTGCAAATTTTCCAAACCTTCAGTCGATGAGCGGCAGCCCGGATAAGCAGCCCGGAAAGTTGTTGTTAGGTACCATTGCATTGATCAGTCCGATGAAAAATCACCTGGAAGTTTTACGGGCATTGAGTCAGGTGAGTACAATTATTGAATGGCATATTTTCGGCCCAGTGAAAGATGATGTATACTGGAGTAATTGTCAAGCAATGATTCGTCAATTACCCCCTAATATAAAGGTGTTTTATCATGGTGAACTTCCGCCGCATTTACTTGCAAAGGCAATGGAACGATTTCAAGTATTTATTATGCCGAGCAAGAGTGAGAATTTTGGACATGCCATTGTTGAAGCATTGAGTGCAGGGAAGCCTGTGATTACAACAACTACCACGCCCTTTGCTGATCTTGATTTATTTGGTTGTGGCTTTGCCTTACAACCAGAAAAATTATCAGAAGGTTTGCAGGAATCAATTGGTAAGTTTGCCGCCATGAATGAAAGCGAATTCAGCAATGCTGTATCGGCAACTCAAAAATATATTGATCAGAAGATCGAAAAAGTAAGTTTAAAAAAAGCGTATTATTCTCTTTTTAATAATAGTGTGCATCAGTAA
- the fcl gene encoding GDP-L-fucose synthase, producing MEKKDKIFVAGHRGMVGSAIVRKLQQEGFDNLVVRTSAELDLRNQESVDVFFKEYKPDYVFMAAAKVGGIVANNTYRAEFLYDNLMIQNNVIHSSYKHSVSKLLFLGSSCIYPKFAEQPIKEEYLLTGTLEQTNEPYAIAKIAGLKLCEAYRSQYGSNFISAMPTNLYGPNDNYDLQNSHVLPALLRKMIVAKRTQQPAVEIWGSGTPRREFLHVDDLADACFFLMQEYDGTEWMNIGVGEDVSIKELAELIKDIVGYEGELQFNTSKPDGTPRKLLDVSKLQNRGWKAKIGLREGIQHVYEEVKSLPF from the coding sequence ATGGAGAAGAAAGATAAAATATTTGTAGCCGGTCATCGTGGTATGGTTGGTTCAGCTATTGTGCGTAAGCTGCAGCAGGAAGGGTTTGACAATTTAGTCGTACGTACTTCTGCAGAACTTGATCTGCGTAACCAGGAGTCGGTTGATGTGTTCTTTAAAGAATACAAACCCGATTATGTGTTTATGGCAGCAGCAAAAGTAGGTGGCATTGTTGCCAACAATACTTACCGTGCTGAGTTTTTATATGATAACCTGATGATCCAGAATAATGTGATCCATTCATCTTACAAACACAGCGTATCAAAATTGTTATTCCTTGGTTCATCCTGCATTTATCCAAAATTTGCAGAACAACCTATCAAGGAAGAATACCTTCTTACAGGAACGTTAGAGCAAACAAATGAACCATACGCAATAGCAAAAATTGCCGGTTTGAAATTGTGTGAAGCATACCGCAGCCAGTACGGCAGTAATTTTATTTCGGCCATGCCTACGAATCTGTATGGTCCGAATGATAATTATGATCTGCAGAATTCGCATGTATTACCTGCCCTGCTTCGCAAAATGATTGTAGCGAAACGCACCCAACAACCTGCTGTTGAAATCTGGGGTTCGGGTACGCCACGACGTGAGTTTTTGCATGTGGATGATTTGGCAGATGCCTGTTTCTTTTTAATGCAGGAGTATGATGGAACGGAGTGGATGAATATTGGTGTGGGTGAAGATGTGTCGATTAAAGAACTGGCAGAACTCATTAAAGATATTGTTGGTTATGAAGGTGAATTGCAGTTCAATACATCAAAACCCGATGGTACACCACGTAAGCTGCTGGATGTTTCCAAACTGCAGAACCGTGGCTGGAAAGCAAAGATCGGGTTGCGGGAAGGAATTCAGCATGTGTATGAAGAAGTAAAGTCGTTACCTTTTTAA